In a single window of the Helicobacteraceae bacterium genome:
- a CDS encoding Ni/Fe hydrogenase subunit alpha, with the protein MKTITINPVTRVEGHAKITIKLNDEGLVEKASLHVLQFRGFEKFCQGRPYTEMPGLTARTCGICPVSHLISSSKAADNLLAVSIPRTGANLRRIVNLAQIAQSHALNFFYLSAPDLLLGFDSDPSKRNVFGALESHSEIVKAGIGIRSFGQRIIERIGGGKRIHPIAIVPGGMRKPLDPQVRADILAELPIHLKAAVKTLGWFKKSLSQYREEARVFANYPTLFLGLVGENGEIEHYDGKVRVIDHTGKIVADKLEPSDYQQYIGESVEEDSYLKSPYYKPLGYPKGAYRVGPLARLNIADKLGTPIAEEEFAEFKQIERGPVLSSFYYHYARLIEIIYAFEKIDELLNDEDILSPHIRARAEPSRYEGVGMSEAPRGTLLHHYKIDKNGLIEWVNMIIASGHNNLAMNHGVEQAAKRFVDGNHITEGALNRVEAVIRAFDPCLSCSTHALGKMPLRIELYDHGGVLIDEKSR; encoded by the coding sequence ATGAAAACGATCACTATTAATCCGGTAACCCGCGTGGAAGGACACGCCAAAATTACAATTAAGTTAAACGACGAGGGATTGGTTGAAAAAGCGAGCCTTCACGTGTTGCAGTTTCGCGGATTTGAGAAGTTCTGTCAAGGTCGCCCGTACACCGAAATGCCCGGTTTAACGGCGCGCACGTGCGGTATCTGCCCCGTTAGCCACCTGATCAGCTCCTCCAAAGCCGCCGACAATCTATTAGCCGTGTCGATACCCAGAACGGGCGCGAATCTAAGGCGAATTGTCAATCTCGCGCAGATCGCGCAGTCGCACGCTTTGAACTTTTTTTATTTGAGCGCGCCCGATCTGCTTTTGGGTTTTGATAGCGATCCGTCCAAACGAAACGTATTCGGCGCGCTAGAGAGCCATTCTGAGATTGTGAAGGCTGGAATTGGCATTCGTAGCTTTGGGCAGAGGATTATCGAGCGGATCGGCGGCGGCAAGCGTATTCACCCGATCGCCATCGTGCCGGGCGGTATGCGCAAACCTCTCGATCCGCAGGTAAGAGCCGATATTTTAGCGGAGCTTCCGATCCATCTAAAAGCCGCGGTAAAAACGTTGGGCTGGTTCAAGAAATCGCTAAGCCAATATCGGGAGGAGGCGCGGGTATTTGCAAACTACCCTACCCTCTTTTTGGGCTTGGTCGGCGAAAACGGCGAGATCGAGCATTACGACGGCAAGGTACGCGTTATCGACCATACGGGCAAAATCGTCGCCGACAAACTCGAACCTTCCGATTACCAACAATATATAGGCGAATCCGTAGAGGAAGATAGCTACTTAAAATCGCCCTACTACAAGCCGTTAGGCTATCCAAAAGGCGCGTATCGCGTGGGACCGCTTGCGCGGCTAAATATCGCCGACAAACTTGGAACGCCGATCGCCGAAGAGGAGTTCGCGGAGTTTAAGCAGATCGAGCGCGGACCGGTTCTAAGCAGCTTTTATTATCACTACGCCAGATTGATAGAGATTATATACGCCTTTGAAAAGATCGACGAGCTATTAAACGACGAGGATATTCTTAGCCCGCATATCCGCGCTCGCGCCGAACCAAGCCGTTACGAGGGCGTAGGCATGAGCGAAGCGCCGCGCGGAACGCTTTTGCACCACTACAAGATCGACAAAAACGGCTTGATCGAATGGGTAAATATGATTATCGCCTCCGGTCATAACAACTTGGCTATGAATCACGGCGTAGAGCAGGCGGCAAAACGTTTCGTCGATGGAAACCATATAACGGAGGGCGCGCTAAACCGCGTCGAGGCGGTGATTCGCGCCTTCGATCCGTGTCTGTCTTGCTCTACGCACGCGCTTGGCAAGATGCCCTTGCGAATCGAGCTATACGATCACGGCGGCGTTTTGATCGACGAAAAAAGCCGTTAG
- the hoxU gene encoding bidirectional hydrogenase complex protein HoxU encodes MIDANVQRARTKTLTINDQAFSARSDQTILQVARENNIDIPTLCAIEGLSDIGACRLCLVEIAGQRELKPACTTRIKDGMVVSTDTERLRKHRKTILSFLFAERNHICSVCVSNAHCELQKMGAKVGLTHVEVPYLYPKLQVDASHRRFINDPNRCILCLRCVRVCDEIEGAHILDVFARGLEARIIAEMGRPWGESENCTECGKCVQVCPTGALNEKGLSVAEQHKRRGFLPYLTTMKRGR; translated from the coding sequence ATGATAGACGCAAACGTTCAACGCGCCCGCACCAAAACGCTTACGATCAACGATCAGGCGTTCAGCGCGCGAAGCGATCAAACGATCTTGCAAGTGGCTAGAGAGAACAATATCGATATTCCTACGCTCTGCGCGATCGAGGGGTTATCGGATATTGGCGCGTGCCGCCTCTGTCTTGTCGAGATTGCGGGGCAAAGAGAGTTAAAGCCCGCCTGTACCACGCGCATCAAAGACGGAATGGTCGTATCGACCGACACGGAAAGGCTAAGAAAACATCGCAAAACGATATTGAGCTTTCTGTTTGCCGAGCGAAATCATATCTGCTCCGTATGCGTTAGCAACGCGCACTGCGAGTTGCAGAAGATGGGCGCGAAGGTGGGCTTAACGCACGTCGAGGTTCCATATCTCTATCCAAAGTTGCAGGTGGACGCCTCGCACAGAAGGTTTATCAACGATCCAAATCGCTGTATTTTGTGTCTAAGGTGCGTCCGCGTGTGCGACGAGATCGAAGGCGCGCATATTCTCGACGTGTTCGCGCGCGGTCTTGAGGCGCGCATTATCGCCGAAATGGGTCGTCCATGGGGCGAGAGCGAGAATTGCACGGAGTGCGGCAAGTGCGTGCAGGTATGCCCGACGGGCGCGCTTAACGAAAAAGGACTTTCTGTCGCCGAGCAGCATAAGCGGCGCGGGTTTCTGCCCTATTTGACGACGATGAAAAGGGGGCGATAA